The Kitasatospora sp. NBC_00374 genome has a segment encoding these proteins:
- a CDS encoding serine hydrolase domain-containing protein: MNTTVNRARWARPAAAGALLVALTAGLAAPAVAAEPAGPGAKAPGAGLPPLDGAAIRRALPALPNADLTSALLRVSGSAGGFETTWGSGDLTTGRPVDVDGRFRIGSISKVFTATVVLQLAGEHRLDLDAPVQRYLPGVLPAGWPPITVGQLLDHTSGLPNGTSGAWGDGTNAWFVEHRAQSVTPQQVVASMAGESLRFEPGTAQQYNGMNTFVAGLLIEKVTGHGYAYEVQNRIIRPLGLRDTAVPAASDLRLARPAARVYLTVPGPDGTSRQEDVTEQSPWPWAEGGLISSAPDLDRFFTALFKGRLLPRAQQQRLFTVPDVPNHENSHCSTTPDGNGGRACMSEGLEHVQINGVDLWGKTGSRPGYTNGVFATKDLSRKIVYSLNPTGVGGANMSYVFGLADAVFPAATS; this comes from the coding sequence ATGAACACCACGGTGAATCGCGCCCGTTGGGCCAGGCCGGCCGCCGCCGGCGCGCTGCTCGTCGCGCTGACGGCCGGCCTCGCCGCCCCGGCCGTGGCGGCCGAACCCGCCGGGCCGGGAGCGAAGGCGCCCGGGGCCGGGCTGCCGCCGCTGGACGGGGCGGCGATCCGGCGGGCCCTGCCCGCGCTGCCGAACGCCGATCTGACCAGCGCCCTGCTACGGGTGTCCGGCAGTGCGGGCGGCTTCGAGACCACCTGGGGCAGCGGCGACCTGACGACGGGCCGTCCGGTCGACGTCGACGGCCGGTTCCGGATCGGCTCCATCTCGAAGGTGTTCACGGCCACCGTGGTGCTCCAACTCGCCGGTGAGCACCGGCTGGACCTGGACGCACCGGTGCAGCGCTACCTGCCGGGCGTCCTGCCCGCCGGCTGGCCGCCGATCACGGTCGGCCAACTGCTGGACCACACCAGCGGACTGCCCAACGGCACCAGCGGTGCCTGGGGCGACGGGACCAACGCCTGGTTCGTCGAGCACCGGGCGCAGAGCGTCACCCCGCAGCAGGTGGTCGCGAGCATGGCGGGTGAGTCGCTGCGCTTCGAGCCGGGCACCGCGCAGCAGTACAACGGGATGAACACCTTCGTGGCGGGCCTGCTGATCGAGAAGGTCACCGGGCACGGCTACGCGTACGAGGTGCAGAACCGGATCATCCGGCCGCTGGGCCTGCGCGACACCGCCGTCCCGGCGGCGAGCGACCTGCGGCTGGCCCGTCCGGCCGCGCGCGTCTACCTCACCGTGCCCGGCCCGGACGGGACTTCACGGCAGGAGGACGTCACCGAGCAGAGCCCGTGGCCGTGGGCGGAGGGCGGACTGATCTCCAGCGCGCCGGATCTCGACCGCTTCTTCACGGCGCTGTTCAAGGGGCGTCTGCTGCCCCGGGCCCAGCAGCAGCGGCTGTTCACCGTCCCGGACGTGCCGAACCACGAGAACAGCCACTGCTCGACCACCCCGGACGGCAACGGCGGCCGCGCCTGCATGAGCGAGGGCCTGGAGCACGTGCAGATCAACGGCGTCGACCTCTGGGGCAAGACCGGTTCCCGGCCCGGGTACACCAACGGCGTGTTCGCGACGAAGGACCTGAGCCGGAAGATCGTCTACTCGCTCAACCCGACCGGCGTCGGCGGCGCGAACATGTCGTACGTGTTCGGCCTGGCCGACGCGGTGTTCCCGGCCGCCACCTCCTGA
- a CDS encoding monooxygenase family protein, producing MKLLAYAYASAREQLHRPAWSTFNRRAREARGKVGVWHETYIVRAGSYETVYVDMPPYGLAAATAPVPVGHRGERVTQRLGPRPAA from the coding sequence GTGAAACTGCTCGCCTACGCCTACGCCTCCGCCCGCGAGCAGCTGCACCGCCCGGCCTGGAGCACCTTCAACCGCCGGGCCCGCGAGGCCCGCGGCAAGGTCGGCGTCTGGCACGAGACCTACATCGTCCGGGCCGGCTCCTACGAGACCGTCTACGTCGACATGCCCCCGTACGGCCTCGCCGCCGCCACCGCCCCGGTCCCGGTCGGCCACCGCGGCGAACGGGTCACCCAACGCCTCGGGCCCCGCCCGGCCGCCTGA
- a CDS encoding HAD-IA family hydrolase, giving the protein MSAATILSVRALLFDMDGTLVNSDAVVERCWRRWAERHGLDADAAMEVVHGRQGHLSMAILLPDRPMEQNLAENRQMLAEETADVDGVVAVPGAAALLAAVDGLPRALVTSADEALARVRMGAAGLPLPELLVTAESVGASKPDPEGFLKAAAALGVDPADCLVFEDSEAGVAAGRAAGMRVVGVGPRAAAHGPTVHVDDLTRIAVEPRQDGSILLRIG; this is encoded by the coding sequence ATGTCCGCCGCCACCATCCTGTCCGTCCGCGCCCTGCTCTTCGACATGGACGGCACCCTGGTCAACTCGGACGCCGTGGTGGAGCGTTGCTGGCGCCGCTGGGCCGAGCGCCACGGACTCGACGCGGACGCGGCGATGGAGGTCGTGCACGGCCGCCAGGGCCACCTGAGCATGGCCATCCTGCTGCCCGACCGGCCGATGGAGCAGAACCTGGCGGAGAACCGGCAGATGCTGGCCGAGGAGACCGCCGACGTCGACGGCGTGGTCGCCGTCCCCGGCGCCGCCGCGCTGCTCGCCGCCGTCGACGGCCTGCCGCGGGCGCTGGTGACCTCCGCCGACGAGGCGCTCGCCCGGGTCCGGATGGGCGCGGCCGGACTGCCGCTGCCGGAGCTGCTGGTCACCGCCGAGTCGGTCGGCGCGAGCAAGCCCGACCCGGAGGGCTTCCTCAAGGCCGCCGCCGCCCTGGGCGTCGACCCGGCCGACTGCCTGGTCTTCGAGGACTCCGAGGCCGGCGTGGCGGCCGGGCGGGCCGCCGGCATGCGGGTGGTCGGGGTCGGCCCGCGCGCCGCCGCGCACGGGCCGACCGTCCACGTGGACGACCTGACCCGGATAGCCGTGGAACCGCGGCAGGACGGCTCGATCCTGCTCCGGATCGGCTGA
- a CDS encoding type II toxin-antitoxin system Phd/YefM family antitoxin, whose product MKTMTYSESRARYAEVLNAVTDDREEIVITRAGREPVVIVSLEDYESLKETAYLLRSPANARRLLASIDELETGGGTVRELADPE is encoded by the coding sequence ATGAAGACGATGACCTATTCGGAGTCCCGCGCACGGTACGCCGAGGTGCTCAACGCGGTCACGGACGACCGCGAGGAGATAGTGATCACCCGCGCCGGGCGCGAACCGGTGGTCATCGTCTCGCTGGAGGACTACGAATCCCTCAAGGAGACCGCTTACCTGTTGCGCAGCCCTGCCAACGCCCGCCGCCTCCTGGCCTCGATCGACGAACTGGAGACCGGCGGCGGGACCGTACGGGAGCTGGCGGACCCGGAGTGA
- a CDS encoding DUF3616 domain-containing protein, with protein MAAAALVLSALPALAAPASAVTYGTPVISLSASYLSGAIGATGDPTVTVTVSQSGADVSALTVAASASSRTAVAKTTDVAVAGTTGSRTLTVAARGVGYTDLTIKVTGLGGRTATKTLHYAASAAVQHAADARYLTGSSDASAAVDAGGGYIVVADDESNVLRLYDRSASGAPVRTWDFSSALGVSKEIDIEAASRVGNTIYWLGSLGNNKDGEIKPDRATLFTTTITGSGAGTQLALGGSYKGLRADLIAWDTANGNRYGFAAGAAAGEIPKQVDGFNVEGLEFAPGSTTTAYVGFRAPLVPPANGGKALLVPVTNVDRLAGGSVHATFGTPITLDLGGLSIRDIRKNAADQYLIVAGSWAADDNSDPYALYRWTGQSADAPVKVADLPTSDAGGWEAVVDVPDLTVPGARAQLITDDGSADLYNDGTAAKDLTHAEWKKSRTTWFTVA; from the coding sequence ATCGCCGCCGCAGCGCTCGTGCTGTCCGCTCTCCCCGCGCTCGCCGCACCCGCCTCCGCGGTGACCTACGGCACCCCCGTCATCTCCCTCTCGGCGAGCTACCTCTCCGGCGCGATCGGCGCCACCGGCGACCCCACCGTCACCGTGACGGTCTCCCAGAGCGGCGCGGACGTCTCCGCGCTGACCGTGGCCGCCTCCGCCAGCAGCAGGACCGCCGTGGCGAAGACCACCGACGTGGCGGTGGCCGGCACCACCGGCAGCCGCACCCTGACGGTGGCCGCGCGCGGCGTGGGCTACACCGACCTGACGATCAAGGTCACCGGCCTCGGCGGCAGGACCGCCACCAAGACCCTGCACTACGCGGCCTCGGCCGCCGTGCAGCACGCGGCGGACGCCCGCTACCTGACCGGGTCCAGCGACGCCTCGGCGGCCGTGGACGCGGGCGGCGGCTACATCGTGGTCGCGGACGACGAGTCCAACGTGCTGCGCCTGTACGACCGGAGCGCCTCCGGCGCGCCGGTGCGCACCTGGGACTTCTCCTCGGCGCTCGGCGTGTCCAAGGAGATCGACATCGAGGCCGCGAGCCGGGTCGGCAACACGATCTACTGGCTGGGCTCGCTGGGCAACAACAAGGACGGCGAGATCAAGCCCGACCGGGCGACCCTGTTCACCACCACGATCACCGGCTCCGGCGCCGGCACCCAGCTCGCGCTGGGCGGCTCGTACAAGGGCCTGCGGGCCGACCTGATCGCCTGGGACACGGCGAACGGCAACCGCTACGGTTTCGCGGCCGGCGCCGCCGCTGGCGAGATCCCCAAGCAGGTCGACGGCTTCAACGTCGAGGGCCTGGAGTTCGCGCCGGGCTCCACCACCACCGCCTACGTGGGCTTCCGCGCCCCGCTGGTGCCGCCCGCGAACGGCGGCAAGGCGCTGCTGGTGCCGGTCACCAACGTCGACCGGCTGGCGGGCGGTTCGGTGCACGCCACCTTCGGCACCCCGATCACGCTGGACCTCGGCGGCCTGTCGATCCGCGACATCCGCAAGAACGCGGCCGACCAGTACCTGATCGTCGCCGGCTCCTGGGCCGCCGACGACAACTCCGACCCGTACGCGCTCTACCGCTGGACCGGGCAGAGCGCCGACGCGCCGGTGAAGGTCGCCGACCTGCCGACCAGCGACGCCGGCGGCTGGGAGGCCGTGGTGGACGTGCCGGACCTGACCGTGCCGGGTGCCCGTGCGCAGCTGATCACCGACGACGGGTCGGCGGACCTGTACAAC